From Coffea arabica cultivar ET-39 chromosome 10e, Coffea Arabica ET-39 HiFi, whole genome shotgun sequence, one genomic window encodes:
- the LOC140015481 gene encoding uncharacterized protein isoform X1, whose translation MGSKAKAMGSRLTPLFTTVLVVFVALGLPSETAADYDKYSPPPPPYHYYSPPPLVHSPPPSPVYKSPPPPYHYSSPPPPVHSPPPPPIYKSPPPPPPVYKSPPPPYHYSSPPPPVHSPPPPPVYKSPPPPPPVYKSPPPPYHYSSPPPPVHSPPPPPVYKSPPPPYHYSSPPPPTHSPPPPPVYKSPPPPPPVYKSPPPPYHYSSPPPPVHSPPPPPVFKSPPPPYHYSSPPPPVHAPLPPIYKSPPPPPPPVYKSPPPPYHYSSPPPPVHSPPPPPVYKSPPPPYHYSSPPPPTHSPPPPPVYKSPPPPPPVYKSPPPPYHYSSPPPPVHSPPPPPVYKSPPPPYHYSSPPPPGHSPPPPPVYKSPPPPPPVYKSPPLPHHYSSPPPPVHSPPPPPIYKSPPPPPPVYKSPPPPPPVYKSPPPPPPVYKSPPPPIYKYKSPPPPPPVYNSPPPPIYKSPPPPYHYHYNSPPPPPHHY comes from the coding sequence ATGGggagcaaagcaaaagcaatgGGGTCTAGGCTGACTCCTCTTTTTACCACCGTTTTAGTGGTATTTGTTGCTCTTGGCTTGCCTTCAGAAACTGCAGCTGATTACGACAAGTAttcacctcctcctcctccttacCATTATTACTCACCACCACCTCTTGTGCATTCACCTCCACCATCGCCAGTTTATAAGTCACCCCCACCACCTTACCATTATTCCTCACCACCACCTCCAGTGCATtcacctccaccaccaccgATTTACAAGTCacctccaccacctcctccaGTCTACAAGTCCCCACCACCACCTTACCATTATTCCTCACCACCACCTCCAGTGCATTCACCCCCACCACCACCAGTTTACAAGTCTCCGCCACCACCTCCTCCAGTTTACAAGTCTCCACCACCACCTTACCATTATTCCTCACCACCACCTCCAGTGCATTCACCCCCACCACCACCAGTTTACAAGTCTCCGCCACCACCTTACCATTATTCCTCACCACCACCTCCGACGCATtcacctccaccaccaccgGTTTACAAGTCacctccaccacctcctccaGTTTACAAGTCCCCGCCACCACCTTACCATTATTCCTCACCACCACCTCCAGTGCATTCACCCCCACCACCACCAGTTTTTAAGTCTCCGCCACCACCTTACCATTATTCCTCACCACCACCTCCTGTGCATGCACCTCTACCACCAATTTACAAGTCacctccaccacctcctcctccagTTTACAAGTCTCCACCACCACCTTACCATTATTCCTCACCACCACCTCCAGTGCATTCACCCCCACCACCACCAGTTTACAAGTCTCCGCCACCACCTTACCATTATTCCTCACCACCACCTCCGACGCATtcacctccaccaccaccgGTTTACAAGTCacctccaccacctcctccaGTTTACAAGTCCCCGCCACCACCTTACCATTATTCCTCACCACCACCTCCAGTGCATTCACCCCCACCACCACCAGTTTACAAGTCTCCGCCACCACCTTACCATTATTCCTCACCACCACCTCCAGGGCATTCACCCCCGCCACCACCAGTTTACAAGTCACCGCCACCACCTCCTCCTGTTTATAAGTCCCCTCCACTACCTCATCATTATTCCTCACCACCACCTCCAGTGCATTCACCCCCACCACCACCAATTTATAAGTCTCCCCCACCGCCTCCCCCAGTATATaagtcaccaccaccacctcctccagTATACAAATCacctccaccacctcctccaGTTTACAAATCTCCACCACCACCAATTTATAAATACAAGTCTcctccaccacctcctccaGTTTACAATTCCCCACCACCACCAATCTACAAGTCTCCACCTCCACCCTACCATTACCACTACaattctcctcctcctcctcctcatcactACTAA
- the LOC140015481 gene encoding uncharacterized protein isoform X2 encodes MGSKAKAMGSRLTPLFTTVLVVFVALGLPSETAADYDKYSPPPPPYHYYSPPPLVHSPPPSPVYKSPPPPYHYSSPPPPVHSPPPPPIYKSPPPPPPVYKSPPPPYHYSSPPPPVHSPPPPPVYKSPPPPPPVYKSPPPPYHYSSPPPPVHSPPPPPVYKSPPPPYHYSSPPPPTHSPPPPPVYKSPPPPPPVYKSPPPPYHYSSPPPPVHSPPPPPVFKSPPPPYHYSSPPPPVHAPLPPIYKSPPPPPPPVYKSPPPPYHYSSPPPPVHSPPPPPVYKSPPPPYHYSSPPPPTHSPPPPPVYKSPPPPPPVYKSPPPPYHYSSPPPPVHSPPPPPVYKSPPPPYHYSSPPPPGHSPPPPPVYKSPPPPPPVYKSPPLPHHSPPPPPIYKSPPPPYHYSSPPPPVHSPPPLPPVDKSPPPPYHYSSPPPPVQAPPPPIYKSPPPPPPVYKSPPPPYHYSSPPPPVHSPPPPPVYKSPPPPYHYSSPPPPVHAPPPPIYKSPPPPPPVYKSPPPPYHYSSPPPPVHSPPPPPVYKSPPPPYHYSSPPPPTHSPPPPPVYKSPPPPPPVYKSPPPPYHYSSPPPPVHSPPPPPVYKSPPPPYHYSSPPPPVHAPPPPIYKSPPPPPPPVYKSPPPPYHYSSPPPPVHSPPPPPVYKSPPPPYHYSSPPPPTHSPPPPPVYKSPPPPPPVYKSPPPPYHYSSPPPPVHSPPPPPVYKSPPPPYHYSSPPPPGHSPPPPPVYKSPPPPPPVYKSPPPPHHYSSPPPPVHSPPPPPIYKSPPPPPPVYKSPPPPPPVYKSPPPPPPVYKSPPPPIYKYKSPPPPPPVYNSPPPPIYKSPPPPYHYYYNSPPPPPNHY; translated from the exons ATGGggagcaaagcaaaagcaatgGGGTCTAGGCTGACTCCTCTTTTTACCACCGTTTTAGTGGTATTTGTTGCTCTTGGCTTGCCTTCAGAAACTGCAGCTGATTACGACAAGTAttcacctcctcctcctccttacCATTATTACTCACCACCACCTCTTGTGCATTCACCTCCACCATCGCCAGTTTATAAGTCACCCCCACCACCTTACCATTATTCCTCACCACCACCTCCAGTGCATtcacctccaccaccaccgATTTACAAGTCacctccaccacctcctccaGTCTACAAGTCCCCACCACCACCTTACCATTATTCCTCACCACCACCTCCAGTGCATTCACCCCCACCACCACCAGTTTACAAGTCTCCGCCACCACCTCCTCCAGTTTACAAGTCTCCACCACCACCTTACCATTATTCCTCACCACCACCTCCAGTGCATTCACCCCCACCACCACCAGTTTACAAGTCTCCGCCACCACCTTACCATTATTCCTCACCACCACCTCCGACGCATtcacctccaccaccaccgGTTTACAAGTCacctccaccacctcctccaGTTTACAAGTCCCCGCCACCACCTTACCATTATTCCTCACCACCACCTCCAGTGCATTCACCCCCACCACCACCAGTTTTTAAGTCTCCGCCACCACCTTACCATTATTCCTCACCACCACCTCCTGTGCATGCACCTCTACCACCAATTTACAAGTCacctccaccacctcctcctccagTTTACAAGTCTCCACCACCACCTTACCATTATTCCTCACCACCACCTCCAGTGCATTCACCCCCACCACCACCAGTTTACAAGTCTCCGCCACCACCTTACCATTATTCCTCACCACCACCTCCGACGCATtcacctccaccaccaccgGTTTACAAGTCacctccaccacctcctccaGTTTACAAGTCCCCGCCACCACCTTACCATTATTCCTCACCACCACCTCCAGTGCATTCACCCCCACCACCACCAGTTTACAAGTCTCCGCCACCACCTTACCATTATTCCTCACCACCACCTCCAGGGCATTCACCCCCGCCACCACCAGTTTACAAGTCACCGCCACCACCTCCTCCTGTTTATAAGTCCCCTCCACTACCTCATCATT ctccaccacctcctccaATTTACAAGTCCCCGCCACCACCTTACCATTATTCCTCACCACCACCTCCAGTGCATTCACCTCCACCACTTCCTCCAGTTGACAAGTCTCCGCCACCACCTTACCATTATTCCTCACCACCACCTCCTGTGCAAGCACCTCCACCACCAATTTACAAGTCacctccaccacctcctccaGTTTACAAGTCTCCACCACCACCTTACCATTATTCCTCACCACCACCTCCAGTGCATTCACCCCCACCACCACCAGTTTACAAGTCTCCGCCACCACCTTACCATTATTCCTCACCACCACCTCCTGTGCATGCACCTCCACCACCAATTTACAAGTCacctccaccacctcctccaGTTTACAAGTCTCCACCACCACCTTACCATTATTCCTCACCACCACCTCCAGTGCATTCACCCCCACCACCACCAGTTTACAAGTCTCCGCCACCACCTTACCATTATTCCTCACCACCACCTCCGACGCATtcacctccaccaccaccgGTTTACAAGTCacctccaccacctcctccaGTTTACAAGTCCCCGCCACCACCTTACCATTATTCCTCACCACCACCTCCAGTGCATTCACCCCCACCACCACCAGTTTACAAGTCTCCGCCACCACCTTACCATTATTCCTCACCACCACCTCCTGTGCATGCACCTCCACCACCAATTTACAAGTCacctccaccacctcctcctccagTTTACAAGTCTCCACCACCACCTTACCATTATTCCTCACCACCACCTCCAGTGCATTCACCCCCACCACCACCAGTTTACAAGTCTCCGCCACCACCTTACCATTATTCCTCACCACCACCTCCGACGCATtcacctccaccaccaccgGTTTACAAGTCacctccaccacctcctccaGTTTACAAGTCCCCGCCACCACCTTACCATTATTCCTCGCCACCACCTCCAGTGCATTCACCCCCACCACCACCAGTTTACAAGTCTCCGCCACCACCTTACCATTATTCCTCACCACCACCTCCAGGGCATTCACCCCCACCACCACCAGTTTACAAGTCACCGCCACCACCTCCTCCTGTTTATAAGTCCCCTCCACCACCTCATCATTATTCCTCACCACCACCTCCAGTGCATTCACCCCCACCACCACCAATTTATAAGTCTCCCCCACCGCCTCCCCCAGTATATaagtcaccaccaccac ctcctccagTATACAAATCacctccaccacctcctccaGTTTACAAATCTCCACCACCACCAATTTATAAATACAAGTCTcctccaccacctcctccaGTTTACAATTCCCCACCACCACCAATCTACAAGTCTCCACCTCCACCCTACCATTACTACTACaattctcctcctcctcctcctaatCACTACTAA
- the LOC113711574 gene encoding uncharacterized protein codes for MGSKAKATGSRLTPLLTTVLVVFVAFGLPLETAADYYKYSSPPPPPYHYSSPPPPVYSPPPTPVYKLPPPSPPVYKSSPPPYHYSPPPVYSPPPSPVYKSPPLPPPVYNSPPPPVYKYKSPPPPPPVYKSPPPPVYKYKSLPPPPPVYKSPPPPVYEYKSPPPPPPVYKSPPPPVYKYNSPPPPPPVYQSPPPPVYKYKSPPPPPPVYQSPPPPYHHYYGSPPPHHY; via the coding sequence ATGGggagcaaagcaaaagcaacGGGGTCTAGGCTGACTCCTCTTCTTACCACTGTTTTAGTGGTATTTGTTGCCTTTGGCTTGCCCTTGGAAACTGCGGCTGATTATTACAAGTATtcatctcctcctcctcctccttacCACTATTCTTCACCACCACCTCCAGTGTATTCACCTCCACCGACCCCTGTTTATAAGTTACCCCCACCATCTCCTCCAGTTTACAAGTCCTCACCACCACCTTACCACTACTCACCACCTCCGGTGTATTCACCTCCACCATCACCAGTTTACAAGTCACCACCACTACCCCCACCGGTATACAACTCCCCGCCTCCACCAgtgtacaaatacaagtcaccaccaccacctcctccagTTTACAAATCTCCACCGCCACCAGTTTACAAGTACAAGTCACTCCCACCACCTCCTCCGGTATACAAGTCTCCTCCGCCACCTGTTTACGAGTACAAGTCTcctccaccacctcctccaGTGTACAAGTCCCCACCACCTCCAGTTTACAAGTACAActcaccaccacctcctccccCAGTTTACCAATCTCCACCACCACCAGTTTACAAATACAAgtcaccaccacctcctccccCAGTTTACCAGTCTCCACCTCCACCCTATCATCACTACTACGGTTCTCCTCCTCCTCACCACTACTAA